In Pleomorphomonas sp. T1.2MG-36, a single window of DNA contains:
- a CDS encoding DUF6163 family protein: MSGNGDTRQSEGLETGLWSRFDARLTLVIYVRFLSTVFLVAGLLRWATILGFGIPSGNFLALSSPVIVATLFFAVADLVAAVGLWLLASWGTVVWMISALTETALYSAYNPQFGRNYPLMIFHIGTVTLYAVLSAYYERTRDRL, encoded by the coding sequence ATGAGCGGCAACGGCGACACGCGGCAGTCCGAGGGGCTTGAAACGGGCCTCTGGAGCAGGTTCGACGCCCGCCTGACCCTGGTGATCTACGTTCGCTTCCTGTCGACCGTGTTCCTGGTCGCCGGGCTTTTGCGCTGGGCGACGATTCTCGGCTTCGGTATTCCGAGCGGCAATTTCCTGGCGCTGTCCTCGCCCGTCATCGTGGCGACGCTGTTCTTCGCCGTTGCCGATCTCGTGGCGGCGGTCGGCCTCTGGTTGCTTGCCTCATGGGGAACCGTAGTGTGGATGATCAGCGCGCTGACCGAGACGGCTCTCTATAGCGCCTACAATCCGCAGTTCGGCCGCAACTATCCCCTGATGATCTTCCACATCGGCACCGTGACGCTCTACGCCGTGCTCTCCGCCTATTACGAACGGACGCGCGATCGTTTGTGA
- the hemB gene encoding porphobilinogen synthase, whose translation MRAILSGRRMRRLRQTDWSRRLVRETNITVDDLIWPIFVIDGVGVRTPIASMPGVERLSVDEAVRDAAEAAALGIPAIALFPYTDPVKRDENGSEALSPDNLICRALRAIKTAVPDIGLMTDVALDPYTSHGHDGLLEGDVILNDETVAVLCEQALNQARAGADIIGPSDMMDGRVGAIRAALDDAGFEHVQIMAYSAKYASAFYGPFRDAIGTSKTLRGDKRTYQMDPANSDEAIQEAELDLAEGADMIMVKPGMPYLDILRRLKDEFQVPTFAYQVSGEYAMIMAATRNGWLDGERAMMESLVAFKRAGADGILTYFARDVARKLKG comes from the coding sequence ATGCGCGCCATTCTGAGCGGCCGACGCATGCGCCGGCTGCGCCAGACCGACTGGTCGCGCCGCCTCGTGCGCGAAACCAACATCACCGTCGACGACCTGATCTGGCCGATCTTCGTCATCGACGGCGTCGGCGTGCGCACGCCCATCGCCTCCATGCCCGGCGTCGAACGCCTTTCGGTCGACGAGGCGGTGCGCGACGCAGCCGAGGCGGCCGCGCTCGGCATTCCGGCCATCGCACTCTTTCCCTATACCGATCCCGTGAAGCGCGACGAAAACGGCAGCGAGGCGCTGTCGCCGGACAACCTGATCTGCCGCGCGCTCAGGGCCATCAAGACGGCCGTTCCGGACATCGGGCTGATGACCGACGTGGCGCTCGATCCCTACACCAGCCACGGCCACGACGGCCTTCTCGAAGGCGACGTCATTCTCAACGACGAGACGGTGGCCGTGCTTTGCGAGCAGGCGCTCAATCAGGCGCGGGCCGGCGCCGACATCATCGGTCCCTCCGACATGATGGACGGACGCGTCGGCGCCATTCGCGCCGCACTGGACGACGCCGGGTTCGAGCACGTGCAGATCATGGCCTATTCGGCCAAATATGCGTCGGCCTTCTACGGCCCGTTCCGCGACGCCATCGGTACCAGCAAGACTTTGCGCGGCGACAAGCGCACCTATCAGATGGATCCGGCCAACTCCGACGAAGCGATCCAGGAGGCCGAACTCGACCTCGCCGAGGGCGCCGACATGATCATGGTCAAGCCGGGCATGCCGTATCTCGACATCCTCCGTCGTCTCAAGGACGAGTTCCAGGTGCCGACCTTCGCCTATCAGGTCAGCGGCGAGTACGCGATGATCATGGCCGCCACGCGCAACGGCTGGCTGGATGGCGAACGGGCGATGATGGAAAGCCTCGTCGCCTTCAAGCGCGCCGGCGCCGACGGCATCCTCACCTACTTCGCCCGTGACGTCGCCCGCAAGCTGAAGGGCTGA
- a CDS encoding O-acetylhomoserine aminocarboxypropyltransferase — MTEQTPGFSTLAIHAGAAPDPTTGARITPIYQTASYVFEDVDQAAKLFGLETFGNIYGRLTNPTQAVLEERVAALEGGVAALAVASGHAAQLIVFHTLLQPGDEFIASRKLYGGSINQFANAFKNFGWNVVWADPADPSSFEKAVTPRTKAIFIESIANPGGIVTDIAAVAHVAKRAGVPLIVDNTLATPYLCRPIEHGADIVVHSLTKFLAGHGNSLGGIIVDAGNFDWSRENRYPMLCEPRPEYNGLVFHQNFGNFAFAVACRALGLRDLGPCISPFNAFQILTGIETLPLRMQRHTDNAKMVAEFLSDHPKVAWVSYAGLPGDRYHGLQQKYAPKGAGAVFTFGLKGGYDAGVTLVKSVELFSHLANVGDTRSLVIHPASTTHKQLTDAQKVAAGAGPDVVRLSIGIEDVADIIADLDQALGRID, encoded by the coding sequence ATGACCGAACAGACCCCCGGATTCTCGACGCTTGCCATCCATGCCGGCGCCGCTCCGGACCCGACCACCGGCGCTCGGATCACCCCCATCTACCAGACGGCCTCCTACGTCTTCGAGGATGTCGATCAGGCCGCCAAGCTGTTCGGCCTCGAAACCTTCGGCAACATCTACGGCCGCCTGACCAACCCGACCCAGGCGGTGCTGGAGGAGCGCGTGGCGGCGCTGGAAGGTGGCGTCGCGGCGCTCGCCGTGGCATCCGGCCACGCCGCGCAGCTGATCGTCTTCCACACCCTCTTGCAGCCCGGCGACGAGTTCATTGCATCGAGGAAGCTCTATGGCGGATCGATCAACCAGTTCGCCAATGCCTTCAAGAACTTCGGCTGGAACGTCGTCTGGGCCGATCCGGCCGATCCCTCGTCCTTTGAAAAGGCCGTCACGCCGCGGACCAAGGCGATCTTCATCGAATCGATCGCCAATCCCGGCGGCATCGTCACCGACATCGCCGCCGTCGCCCACGTGGCGAAGCGGGCCGGCGTGCCGCTCATCGTCGACAATACGCTGGCCACCCCGTACCTCTGCCGTCCGATCGAACACGGCGCCGACATCGTCGTTCATTCGCTGACCAAGTTCCTGGCCGGCCACGGCAATTCGCTCGGCGGCATCATCGTCGATGCCGGCAATTTCGACTGGTCGCGCGAGAACCGTTATCCGATGCTGTGCGAGCCGAGACCCGAGTACAACGGCCTCGTCTTCCATCAGAACTTCGGCAACTTCGCCTTCGCCGTCGCCTGCCGGGCGCTTGGCCTGCGCGACCTCGGCCCCTGCATTTCGCCGTTCAACGCCTTCCAGATCCTGACGGGAATCGAGACGCTACCGTTGCGCATGCAGCGCCACACCGACAACGCCAAGATGGTGGCCGAGTTCCTGTCCGATCACCCGAAGGTGGCCTGGGTGTCCTATGCTGGCCTGCCGGGCGACCGCTATCACGGTCTGCAGCAGAAATACGCCCCGAAGGGCGCGGGCGCCGTCTTCACCTTCGGTCTCAAGGGCGGCTATGACGCCGGCGTGACTCTCGTGAAGAGCGTCGAACTCTTCTCACACCTTGCCAACGTCGGCGATACCCGTTCGCTGGTCATCCACCCCGCCTCGACCACCCACAAGCAGCTGACCGACGCCCAGAAGGTGGCGGCCGGCGCCGGACCGGACGTGGTGCGGCTGTCGATCGGCATCGAGGACGTCGCCGACATCATCGCCGATCTGGATCAGGCGCTTGGACGCATCGACTGA
- a CDS encoding DUF2842 domain-containing protein, whose translation MSSSLRKLIGTVILVITVPVYALIAMVIAVAILPGVNVWWQLVYYVVAGLLWVPPAGMLIAWMAKADRGIGA comes from the coding sequence TTGTCCTCAAGTCTCAGGAAGCTGATCGGCACCGTCATACTCGTGATCACCGTGCCGGTCTACGCCCTCATCGCCATGGTCATCGCCGTGGCGATTCTCCCGGGCGTGAATGTCTGGTGGCAGCTCGTCTACTATGTGGTGGCGGGCCTGCTCTGGGTGCCTCCGGCCGGCATGCTCATCGCCTGGATGGCGAAAGCCGACCGAGGCATCGGAGCCTAG
- a CDS encoding polysaccharide biosynthesis/export family protein codes for MRRRAFLGLALLGLGACTTVPRRRPAGASPSIPDGLDGPYRLDSGDKLRVTVFEQTALSGSFSVDQAGYIAYPLVGNVTARGLTTQELAGALTRGLKKGYLNNPDVTVEVDTYRPFFIMGEVRNPGQYSYVNAMTVETAVAIAGGFTSRANEGGISVSRRLNGKVYTGTLLPSALVRPGDVLRVAQRLF; via the coding sequence ATGCGGCGACGCGCCTTTCTCGGTCTGGCTTTGCTCGGCCTCGGCGCCTGCACGACCGTGCCCCGGCGGCGGCCGGCCGGCGCCTCTCCTTCGATCCCCGATGGACTCGATGGTCCCTATCGTCTCGACAGCGGCGACAAGCTGCGGGTCACCGTCTTTGAACAGACGGCCCTATCGGGCAGCTTTTCCGTCGATCAGGCGGGCTACATCGCCTACCCCCTGGTCGGCAACGTCACAGCGCGCGGCCTGACCACGCAGGAATTGGCCGGCGCGCTGACGCGCGGCCTCAAGAAGGGCTACCTGAACAATCCCGACGTGACCGTCGAGGTCGATACCTATCGCCCCTTCTTCATCATGGGCGAGGTCCGCAATCCCGGCCAATACAGCTATGTGAACGCGATGACCGTCGAAACGGCCGTCGCCATCGCCGGCGGCTTCACATCGCGCGCCAACGAGGGCGGCATTTCCGTATCACGCCGGCTGAACGGCAAGGTCTACACCGGTACACTGCTGCCGAGCGCTCTGGTTCGCCCCGGCGACGTCCTGCGAGTCGCTCAGCGGCTGTTCTGA
- a CDS encoding undecaprenyl-phosphate glucose phosphotransferase: MSATEPATGPVSNLPTTAEAVARNYRDASIAPSLVSGIAAAFEGVCLSVVGVGLLPLFSVSLAGLTLAIPVGAAILTLFVAQILGANDLSLLRRHSQRFAKLLVAWSSVFGFVSVLLIIGDGLPDVARLWFLVWYLAGVMTLGLASAMTSLATRRLTRAGRLQKRAVILGGGTMAESLITALEETGGNELAILGVFDDRNDDRSPENQQGFPKLGNTSDLVDFARLAAVDLVIVALPATAEVRILQLLKKLWVLPVDIRLSAHSSKLRLRPRSYSYIGRVPFLDLFDRPITGWSQVSKRVFDVAIASLAIVALSPLMIGAAIAVKATSKGPILFRQPRYGFNNEVISVMKFRSMYADQADIKAEKVVTRGDPRVTPVGRFIRKTSIDELPQLFNVLKGDLSLVGPRPHAVNAHTEHKLWEEVVDGYFARHKVKPGVTGWAQINGWRGEVDTPDKIQARVEHDLYYIENWSVLFDLYILMLTPIRILNQENAY, from the coding sequence ATGAGCGCCACCGAACCGGCCACCGGGCCCGTTTCCAACCTCCCGACGACAGCCGAAGCCGTCGCTCGAAACTATCGGGACGCTTCCATCGCCCCCTCGCTGGTGAGCGGCATCGCCGCCGCTTTCGAAGGGGTCTGCCTGTCCGTCGTCGGCGTCGGCCTGCTGCCATTGTTTTCGGTGTCGCTCGCTGGCCTGACGCTGGCAATTCCTGTCGGCGCCGCCATCCTGACGCTGTTCGTCGCCCAGATTCTCGGCGCCAACGACTTGTCGCTGCTGCGCCGTCACTCCCAGCGCTTCGCTAAGCTCCTGGTCGCCTGGTCGAGCGTCTTCGGCTTTGTCTCGGTGCTGCTGATCATCGGCGATGGTCTGCCCGACGTCGCCCGCCTGTGGTTCCTGGTCTGGTATCTGGCCGGCGTGATGACGCTCGGCCTCGCGTCGGCGATGACGTCACTGGCGACGCGCCGCCTCACCCGCGCCGGCCGCCTGCAAAAGCGAGCCGTCATCCTCGGCGGCGGCACCATGGCCGAATCGCTGATCACCGCGCTGGAGGAGACCGGGGGCAACGAACTGGCCATTCTCGGCGTCTTCGACGATCGCAATGACGACCGCAGTCCGGAGAACCAGCAAGGCTTTCCCAAGCTCGGCAACACCTCCGACCTCGTCGACTTCGCCCGTCTCGCCGCCGTCGACCTCGTGATCGTCGCCCTGCCCGCGACCGCCGAAGTCCGCATCCTGCAACTTCTGAAGAAGCTCTGGGTCCTGCCCGTCGACATCCGCCTCTCGGCCCATTCGAGCAAGCTGCGCCTTCGCCCCCGTTCCTATTCCTACATCGGGCGCGTGCCCTTCCTCGACCTGTTCGACCGCCCGATCACCGGCTGGTCGCAAGTGTCGAAGCGCGTGTTCGACGTCGCCATCGCCAGCCTCGCCATCGTCGCGCTGTCGCCGCTGATGATCGGCGCGGCCATCGCCGTCAAGGCGACTTCTAAGGGGCCGATTCTGTTCCGCCAGCCGCGCTACGGCTTCAACAACGAAGTGATCTCGGTGATGAAGTTCCGCTCCATGTATGCCGACCAGGCGGACATTAAGGCGGAGAAGGTGGTGACGCGCGGTGACCCGCGAGTGACGCCGGTCGGCCGCTTCATCCGCAAGACTTCGATCGACGAGTTGCCGCAGCTCTTCAACGTGCTGAAGGGCGACCTGTCGCTGGTTGGACCGCGCCCGCACGCCGTCAATGCCCACACCGAACACAAGCTCTGGGAAGAGGTGGTCGATGGCTACTTCGCCCGCCACAAGGTGAAGCCCGGCGTCACCGGCTGGGCGCAGATCAACGGCTGGCGCGGCGAAGTCGATACGCCCGACAAGATCCAGGCCCGCGTCGAGCACGACCTCTACTACATCGAGAACTGGTCGGTGCTGTTCGACCTCTACATTCTCATGCTGACGCCGATCCGCATCCTCAACCAGGAAAACGCCTACTGA
- a CDS encoding DUF1667 domain-containing protein, with translation MMERVVHAIQCIGCPIGCGGEVIVENGTVSEMTGFTCNKGLAYAAEEVVAPKRMVTTTVRVSGGGLALLPVVSVTPVPKDRIFDCLRLLRDVSVAAPIAEGTIVVSDALGLGVDFRAARDIASVQ, from the coding sequence ATGATGGAACGCGTGGTCCATGCCATCCAGTGCATCGGGTGTCCGATCGGTTGCGGCGGCGAGGTGATCGTCGAGAACGGCACCGTCTCGGAGATGACCGGCTTCACCTGCAACAAGGGGCTCGCCTATGCCGCCGAGGAGGTGGTTGCTCCCAAGCGTATGGTGACGACGACGGTGCGGGTGTCTGGCGGCGGTCTCGCGCTGTTGCCGGTGGTGTCGGTGACGCCGGTGCCGAAGGACCGCATCTTCGACTGTCTGCGCCTTTTGCGCGACGTGTCGGTCGCCGCGCCGATCGCCGAGGGAACGATCGTCGTGTCCGACGCGCTGGGGCTGGGGGTCGACTTCCGCGCCGCCCGCGACATCGCGTCGGTTCAGTAG
- a CDS encoding NAD(P)/FAD-dependent oxidoreductase — translation MREMSYDVVTIGGGPAGMAAALAAREAGAEHVLIIERDRELGGILQQCIHNGFGLRRFEEELTGPGYAHRYIDMVKATDIDVWLDTTVLAAEPGGVITSVSPHAGMTVVRAKSVVYAMGCRERTRGAIRTPGSRPAGVFTAGAAQRMVNMEGYLPGKEVVIVGSGDIGLIMARRMTFEGAKVKAVFEIMPYSNGLTRNIVQCLEDFGIPLYLGHSVTAIHGKDRVTGITVSQVNDRLEVIEGTAFDVSCDCVLLSVGLIPENELGRAAGLALDPITSGARVDQFRQTSIPGFFAAGNVLHVHDLVDWVSEEAAIAGRSAARHARGELPALSSERSVMAGEGLRTVVPQRLSAFEPGKMSTRFYFRAAKPAGASLLQFWADGALAFERKLRVVKPSEMIVADIPVRKIGDAQKLEFRVVPAPEKIEADDEIEEEA, via the coding sequence ATGCGTGAGATGTCCTACGACGTGGTGACCATCGGTGGCGGCCCCGCCGGCATGGCGGCGGCGTTGGCCGCGCGCGAGGCCGGCGCGGAACACGTGCTGATCATCGAGCGCGACCGCGAACTGGGCGGCATCCTGCAGCAATGCATTCACAACGGCTTCGGTTTGAGGCGCTTCGAGGAGGAGCTGACCGGACCAGGCTATGCCCACCGCTACATCGACATGGTCAAGGCGACGGACATCGACGTCTGGCTCGATACCACCGTGCTCGCCGCCGAGCCGGGCGGGGTCATCACCTCCGTCAGCCCGCATGCCGGGATGACGGTGGTCCGGGCGAAGTCGGTGGTCTACGCCATGGGTTGTCGCGAGCGAACGCGCGGCGCCATTCGCACGCCGGGCAGCCGGCCGGCCGGCGTGTTCACGGCCGGCGCCGCCCAGCGCATGGTCAACATGGAGGGCTACCTGCCGGGCAAGGAAGTAGTGATCGTCGGCTCCGGCGACATCGGCCTGATCATGGCCCGCCGCATGACCTTCGAGGGCGCCAAGGTGAAGGCCGTCTTCGAGATCATGCCGTATTCCAACGGGCTGACGCGCAACATCGTCCAGTGCCTGGAAGACTTCGGCATCCCGCTCTATCTCGGCCATTCAGTGACGGCGATCCACGGCAAGGACCGGGTGACTGGCATCACCGTGTCGCAGGTCAACGACAGGCTGGAGGTGATCGAGGGCACGGCCTTCGACGTGTCGTGCGACTGCGTGCTGCTCTCCGTCGGCCTCATTCCCGAAAACGAACTCGGACGGGCGGCAGGCCTGGCCCTCGATCCGATCACCAGCGGCGCCCGCGTCGATCAGTTCCGGCAGACTTCGATTCCCGGCTTCTTCGCCGCCGGCAACGTGCTGCACGTTCATGATCTCGTCGACTGGGTGTCGGAAGAGGCGGCCATCGCCGGCCGGTCGGCGGCGCGCCATGCAAGGGGCGAGCTCCCCGCACTTAGCTCCGAACGATCCGTCATGGCGGGGGAGGGACTGCGCACCGTCGTACCGCAACGGCTTTCCGCCTTCGAACCCGGCAAGATGAGCACCCGCTTCTATTTCCGGGCGGCCAAGCCGGCGGGTGCGTCGCTGTTGCAGTTCTGGGCCGACGGCGCACTCGCCTTCGAGCGCAAGCTGAGGGTGGTGAAACCGAGCGAGATGATCGTCGCCGACATTCCCGTCCGCAAGATCGGCGACGCCCAGAAGCTGGAGTTCCGTGTCGTGCCGGCGCCCGAGAAGATCGAGGCGGACGACGAGATCGAGGAGGAGGCATGA
- a CDS encoding NAD(P)/FAD-dependent oxidoreductase, with product MAGSFGAAPLPDSADVVVIGGGVVGCAIARALSRYELSVVVLERSPDVATGTSKANSGILHAGFDAEPGTWKARLNVRGAQLYAELSEGLGIPRKATGSLVVAKDAAQMETVADLRHRGIDNGVPGLEIWSREQVLAHEPNISPDVAGALWAPTGAIVCPFLATVGFAENAIRNGVRIITECDVTGLDVEDRQIVAVRTSGGRIATRFVVNAAGLHSGEIARLAGDDSFTIKPRRGEYILFDRSVGQLVNTVLFPTPDKVSKGILVSPTVHGNVFIGPDAAEIDDPEDKETTAGGLAGIIAGARRIMPTLPLGTAITEFAGLRAAAGKDFVIGPSPAARGLVHAAGIQSPGLTSAPAIGEVMIELLQDVGLRLRPKASFVPVNPAKPRFHELDRQSQAELIAADPLFGRVICRCETITEAEIVAAILSPCGARTVDGVKRRVRAGAGRCQGGFCGPRVTAILARELGIPITAVRKDTVKSWLFLSRADLEAGESVHA from the coding sequence ATGGCAGGCAGTTTCGGAGCGGCGCCTCTTCCGGACAGCGCCGACGTTGTCGTCATCGGCGGCGGCGTGGTGGGATGCGCCATTGCCCGCGCGCTGTCGCGCTATGAGCTGTCGGTGGTGGTGCTCGAACGGTCGCCCGATGTCGCCACCGGTACTTCCAAGGCCAACAGCGGCATCCTGCACGCCGGCTTCGATGCCGAACCCGGCACCTGGAAGGCGCGTCTCAACGTGCGCGGCGCCCAGCTCTATGCCGAGCTTTCCGAGGGGCTCGGCATTCCGCGCAAGGCGACGGGGTCGCTGGTGGTGGCCAAGGATGCCGCCCAGATGGAGACCGTGGCGGATCTCCGCCATCGCGGTATCGACAACGGCGTGCCGGGTCTCGAAATCTGGTCGCGGGAGCAGGTCCTCGCCCACGAGCCGAACATCTCGCCAGACGTGGCCGGCGCACTCTGGGCGCCCACCGGCGCCATCGTCTGTCCGTTTCTCGCCACCGTCGGCTTTGCCGAGAATGCCATTCGCAACGGCGTGCGCATCATCACCGAATGCGACGTGACCGGGCTCGATGTCGAGGACCGGCAGATCGTGGCGGTGCGCACGTCAGGCGGCCGCATCGCCACCCGATTCGTGGTCAACGCCGCCGGTCTTCATTCCGGTGAGATAGCCCGTCTTGCCGGGGATGACAGTTTCACCATCAAGCCGCGCCGAGGCGAGTACATCCTGTTCGACCGCAGCGTCGGCCAACTGGTCAACACGGTGCTGTTCCCGACGCCCGACAAGGTGTCGAAGGGCATCCTGGTGTCGCCCACCGTGCATGGCAACGTGTTCATCGGCCCCGACGCCGCCGAGATCGACGATCCGGAGGACAAGGAGACCACGGCGGGCGGTCTTGCCGGCATCATTGCCGGCGCTCGTCGCATCATGCCGACCCTGCCGCTCGGCACGGCGATCACCGAGTTCGCCGGCTTGCGCGCCGCCGCCGGCAAGGACTTCGTCATAGGTCCGTCGCCGGCCGCCCGTGGTCTCGTCCATGCCGCAGGCATCCAGTCGCCCGGCCTCACCTCGGCGCCGGCCATCGGCGAGGTCATGATCGAGCTGTTGCAGGACGTCGGCCTGCGACTGAGGCCGAAGGCGAGCTTCGTGCCGGTCAACCCGGCAAAGCCGCGCTTTCACGAACTCGACCGTCAGTCGCAAGCCGAATTGATCGCCGCCGATCCGTTGTTCGGCCGCGTCATCTGCCGGTGCGAGACCATCACCGAGGCGGAGATCGTCGCGGCCATCCTGTCGCCTTGCGGCGCCAGAACCGTCGACGGCGTCAAGCGGCGCGTCCGTGCCGGGGCCGGTCGGTGCCAGGGCGGCTTCTGCGGGCCGCGCGTCACGGCCATCCTTGCTCGGGAACTCGGCATTCCCATCACGGCCGTTCGCAAGGACACAGTGAAATCATGGCTGTTCCTGTCGCGTGCCGATCTGGAAGCCGGGGAGAGTGTCCATGCGTGA
- the ptsG gene encoding PTS glucose transporter subunit IIBC — translation MFKSAFGVLQQIGKALMLPVAVLPVAGLLLGIGASNFSFLPEIVSQVMAKGGDAIFGNLPIIFAVGVALGLAKNDGVAAIAAVVGYFVMTATLSAMAVFLHVPVLAGKTVPTIDTGVFGGIIIGAIAASLFNRYFRIQLPSYLGFFAGKRFVPIITGVAAIVAGVVLSFVWQPVQSGIDIFSHWAAENDPRLAATVYGFVERLLIPFGLHHIWNVPFFFEIGSYTDAAGKVVHGDINRFFAGDSTAGILSGAFLFKMWGLPAAAIAIAHTAKPENRLKVMGMMVSAALTSFLTGITEPIEFSFLFVAPALYAVHAVLAATTQFVANTLDIHMGFTFSQGGIDFLLFNVFGSNAHNWWMTLILGPIYAAIYYGVFRFAIQKFDLKTPGREDDAVATVETADEALDGNDRFATARKLVTAFGGAQNITNLDACITRLRVGVADIAKVNQATFKEMGAAGVMVVGQGLQVIFGTQSENMKTDMDEYLRTQPAGGIAPAAAAAPVASKPAVGVPSIGARLKADQMIDALGGRSNIVSVEAVSGTRVRVEVADPKRFDQSLVKKAGVRAVATLGAANYHLIVGDDAGEVAQALSA, via the coding sequence ATGTTCAAATCAGCCTTCGGAGTGCTGCAGCAGATCGGCAAGGCGCTGATGTTGCCCGTAGCCGTGCTGCCCGTCGCCGGCCTTCTGCTCGGCATCGGCGCGTCCAACTTCTCCTTCCTGCCCGAGATCGTGTCGCAGGTGATGGCCAAGGGTGGCGATGCCATCTTTGGCAATCTGCCGATCATCTTCGCCGTCGGCGTCGCCCTCGGCCTCGCCAAGAATGACGGCGTCGCCGCCATCGCCGCCGTCGTCGGCTACTTCGTCATGACGGCGACGCTCAGCGCCATGGCCGTGTTCCTGCACGTGCCGGTGCTGGCCGGCAAGACGGTGCCGACCATCGACACCGGCGTGTTCGGCGGAATCATCATCGGCGCCATCGCGGCGTCGCTGTTCAACCGCTACTTCCGCATCCAGCTGCCGTCCTATCTCGGCTTCTTCGCCGGCAAGCGCTTCGTGCCGATCATCACCGGTGTGGCGGCCATCGTCGCCGGCGTGGTGCTGTCCTTCGTCTGGCAGCCCGTCCAGTCCGGCATCGACATCTTCTCGCACTGGGCGGCGGAGAACGATCCGCGCCTTGCCGCCACGGTCTACGGCTTCGTCGAGCGCCTGCTGATCCCGTTCGGCCTGCACCACATCTGGAACGTGCCGTTCTTCTTCGAGATCGGCTCCTACACCGACGCCGCCGGCAAGGTGGTGCACGGCGACATCAACCGCTTCTTCGCGGGCGATTCCACGGCCGGCATCCTGTCGGGCGCCTTCCTATTCAAGATGTGGGGCCTGCCGGCCGCCGCAATCGCCATCGCCCACACGGCCAAGCCGGAGAACCGCCTGAAGGTCATGGGCATGATGGTTTCGGCCGCCCTGACCTCGTTCCTGACCGGCATCACCGAGCCGATCGAGTTCTCCTTCCTGTTCGTCGCCCCGGCCCTTTACGCCGTGCATGCCGTGCTCGCCGCCACCACTCAGTTCGTGGCCAACACGCTCGACATTCACATGGGCTTCACGTTCTCGCAGGGCGGCATCGACTTCCTGCTGTTCAACGTCTTCGGTTCCAATGCCCATAACTGGTGGATGACGCTGATCCTCGGGCCGATCTACGCGGCCATCTATTACGGGGTGTTCCGCTTCGCCATCCAGAAGTTCGACCTCAAGACGCCCGGCCGCGAGGATGATGCCGTCGCCACTGTCGAGACCGCCGACGAGGCGCTCGACGGCAACGATCGCTTCGCCACCGCCCGCAAGCTGGTCACCGCTTTTGGCGGGGCGCAGAACATCACCAACCTCGATGCCTGCATCACCCGTCTGCGCGTCGGCGTCGCCGACATCGCCAAGGTGAATCAGGCGACGTTCAAGGAAATGGGCGCCGCGGGCGTCATGGTGGTCGGCCAGGGCCTGCAGGTGATCTTCGGCACCCAGTCGGAGAACATGAAGACCGACATGGACGAGTACCTGCGCACCCAGCCCGCCGGTGGCATCGCTCCGGCCGCCGCGGCTGCGCCGGTTGCCAGCAAGCCCGCCGTCGGCGTGCCGTCGATCGGTGCCCGACTGAAGGCCGACCAGATGATCGATGCCCTCGGCGGACGCTCCAACATCGTCTCCGTCGAGGCCGTGTCGGGAACCCGCGTTCGTGTCGAGGTGGCCGATCCCAAGCGGTTCGATCAGTCGCTGGTCAAGAAGGCGGGCGTGCGCGCGGTCGCCACGCTGGGCGCCGCGAACTATCACCTGATCGTCGGCGACGATGCCGGCGAAGTGGCGCAGGCCCTGTCCGCCTGA